TTGAACCTGAATTTCAACATCTTTAGCCGTTCCCTGAGCACCACCCCATGGTTGATGGATCATGATTCTTGAATTAGGCAAGGCAAACCTTTTTCCTTTTGCCCCAGCTGCTAATAATACAGCTCCCATTGATGCTGCCTGCCCTATACATATAGTTGCAACGTCTGGTTTTATATATTGCATTGTATCGTACATTGCCAAACCAGCAGTTACAGAACCACCTGGACTGTTAATGTATAAATATATATCTTTTTCAGGATCCTGCGCTTCTAAAAAAAGTAATTGTGCTACAACTAAATTTGAAATATAATCATTAACATCTGATCCTAAAAATATAATTCTATCTTTTAATAATCTTGAATAAATATCATAAGCTCTCTCATATCTCCCTGTAGACTCAACTACAACTGGTATTGGCATACTCATTATGAATTCACCTTCCTTATTTTTTCAAATATTTTTTCCACAGGAAGCGCCAATAAAAACATATGGCCACTATCTGTAAATACTATTGATCTTACACTTTTTCCATAAGTTAAATCAACTAAACTTGTTGTATTTTGATGTTCTTTTTTCAACCTCTTATAATGAGCGAATTTTTCTGGTATAATAGAATGTATTCTTTCCGCAACTAAAAAAGAGTTTTTTGTTACATTTATGATAGCCATATTTTCACCTCCATAGATTATATTATACACCGAAAATATTAAAAAATCAAAACGGAGGCGATAAAATGAGTGAAAATATATTTATTGATGAAGCGATTATTACTGTATTCGGTGGAAAAGGTGGCGATGGAATCGTCAGTTTTAGACGCGAAAAATTTATTCCAAAAGGTGGCCCGGATGGTGGTGATGGTGGAGATGGCGGAAATGTAATTGTCGTATCAAAAATAGAAAAAAATACATTAACAGATTTTAGATTCAAAAAGAAGTTTAGAGCTGAAAATGGAAAAAATGGGCAAGGAAAAAAAATGCATGGTAGAAATGGAAAAAATTTAATTATTGAAGTCCCTGTTGGTACATTAGTTTATGATTATGAAACAAATGAATTAATTGCAGATTTAAAATATCCAAATCAATATGTTGTCGTAGCGCGAGGGGGAAAGGGAGGAAAAGGAAACGTCCATTTTATGAATTCAAAAGTTCAGGCTCCCACGATAGCAGAAAAAGGTGTTGAAGGCGAAGTAAAAATATTAAAATTAGAATTGAAAGTTTTAGCGGATGTTGGAATTATAGGTTATCCAAATGTTGGTAAATCAACTTTAATATCTGTAATATCAAATGCTAAACCAAAAATTGCCAACTATCATTTTACTACTTTAATACCAAACTTAGGTGTAGTTGATATGGGTGACGGAAATACATTTGTTGTTGCAGATATACCTGGATTGGTTCCGGGTGCTCATGAAGGAACAGGTCTTGGGGATAGATTTTTAAAACATGTGGAAAGATGTTATTGTATTGTTCATATATTAGATATATCTGAAAGCGAAGGCAGAAGTGCTAAAGAAGATTACTATGTAATACGTAATGAGTTGGAAAAATTTTCTCCAGAATTATCCAACAAATTAGAAATTGTTGTTGCAAATAAATCTGATTTATTAGATGAAGAAGAATTAAATAAAAGAATTAAAAAATTAGAAAATGAGATAAGTAAGAAGATAATACCTATTTCCGCAGCTACAAAAAAGAATGTAGATAAATTATTAAATGAAATATGGAATAATATCAAAGAAATGAGAATAGATAGACAGAAAGAAATATTAAAATCTTTAAAAAATGCTCCAGAAAAATTAAAATTAGACATTAAACCTATAGATATTGAAGTTCCCAAAAAAGTAAGGTTTGAAATTATAAAATGGGATGAAGGAATATATGAAGTTACAGGAAAAGAAGTGGAAATTCTCTTAAAAAAATATCCAATAGAGCAAAAAGATGCGAGAATTAAGATTTTAGAAATTCTTGAGAAAAGTGGTTTAGAAAAAACATTGAAAAATATTGGTGTAAAAGAAGGAGATACAGTTTATTTAGGAAATTTCGCATTTGAATATATGGAGTGATTTTATGATAGTTCTTTTTGGAGGGAGTTATAATCCACCACATATTGGTCATAGAATTATTGCAGAATATGCATACGATTATTTGAAACCAGACAAGTTTTTAATTATACCTGCTGTAATTCCACCACACAAATTAAAAAATAATGAAATTGCTGATTTTAAAATCAGATTTTCCTGGTGTGAAAAAACCTTTCCTAAAGAACGGTTTATTGTGAGTGATATTGAAAAAAAATTACCAACACCGTCTTATACGCATCAAACAGTTTCATATTTAAAAGAAAAATATAATGATGAAATTTTTTTGTTAATAGGGGAAGATTCGCTAATTAATTTCCATACTTGGTATAAATGGAAAGATTTATTAAAAAAAGTAACATTAGTTGTATATAAAAGATACTCAGAAAAGTTAAAATTTGACAACTATAATTTGCCTCACATATTTTTAAATTCACCTTTAATAGAAATATCCGCAACAGAAATACGAGACAGAATAAAAAAAAGCCTCAGTATTTATGGAATGGTAGATGATAAAATTAGTAATGAAGTTATAAAATATTATAAAAAATATTATAAAAATAATAATTAGAAAAATTAAATACTTACAAAGATGTCCAAAAATTCAAACTCATTCATATTATTTTTTAGAAATAATAAAACTAAAATGGAAGCTTTTGTAGCTTCCATTTTAGTTTTATTAAAATCTCGTGTCGCCACCAAATAGACCTCCCAATAAATTTCCACCTATTCCATCGATTCCACGTGTTTCACCTTTATTAGAAAATCTTGCAGCAGAATATATTCTATCAGCAAGTCTGGAAAATGGAAGGCTTTGTAAATAAACAATTCCTGGTCCTGTTACTCTTGTTAAAAACATTCCTTCTCCACCAAAAAGAGCATTTTTAAAACCTCCAACAAATTGAATATCATAATCTACTGTATTAGAAAAGCCGACAATACACCCTGTATCAACCCTTAACGATTCTCCAGGCATAAGATTTTTCTCAATTATCATGCCACCTGCATGAATAAAAGCCATTCCATCCCCAACTAATCTTTCTAAAATAAAACCTTCACCACCAAATAATCCTGCACCAATTTTTTTAGTAAATGCTATTTCTATTTCTATACCAGCTGCGGAACATAAATAACTATCTTTTTGACATATAAATTCACCATTAAATCTTTTTAAATCTATTGGAATAACTTTCCCAGGATATGGCGCTCCAAATGCCACATGTTTTTTTCCATGAGCGACATTAATAAAATT
The sequence above is drawn from the Marinitoga sp. 1197 genome and encodes:
- the clpP gene encoding ATP-dependent Clp endopeptidase proteolytic subunit ClpP; its protein translation is MSMPIPVVVESTGRYERAYDIYSRLLKDRIIFLGSDVNDYISNLVVAQLLFLEAQDPEKDIYLYINSPGGSVTAGLAMYDTMQYIKPDVATICIGQAASMGAVLLAAGAKGKRFALPNSRIMIHQPWGGAQGTAKDVEIQVQELLRIKKMLNNILSEHTGQDLKTIEKDTDRDYFMSAEEALKYGLIDKVIKSRKEIK
- a CDS encoding DUF370 domain-containing protein, with product MAIINVTKNSFLVAERIHSIIPEKFAHYKRLKKEHQNTTSLVDLTYGKSVRSIVFTDSGHMFLLALPVEKIFEKIRKVNS
- the obgE gene encoding GTPase ObgE, with the translated sequence MSENIFIDEAIITVFGGKGGDGIVSFRREKFIPKGGPDGGDGGDGGNVIVVSKIEKNTLTDFRFKKKFRAENGKNGQGKKMHGRNGKNLIIEVPVGTLVYDYETNELIADLKYPNQYVVVARGGKGGKGNVHFMNSKVQAPTIAEKGVEGEVKILKLELKVLADVGIIGYPNVGKSTLISVISNAKPKIANYHFTTLIPNLGVVDMGDGNTFVVADIPGLVPGAHEGTGLGDRFLKHVERCYCIVHILDISESEGRSAKEDYYVIRNELEKFSPELSNKLEIVVANKSDLLDEEELNKRIKKLENEISKKIIPISAATKKNVDKLLNEIWNNIKEMRIDRQKEILKSLKNAPEKLKLDIKPIDIEVPKKVRFEIIKWDEGIYEVTGKEVEILLKKYPIEQKDARIKILEILEKSGLEKTLKNIGVKEGDTVYLGNFAFEYME
- the nadD gene encoding nicotinate (nicotinamide) nucleotide adenylyltransferase, with amino-acid sequence MIVLFGGSYNPPHIGHRIIAEYAYDYLKPDKFLIIPAVIPPHKLKNNEIADFKIRFSWCEKTFPKERFIVSDIEKKLPTPSYTHQTVSYLKEKYNDEIFLLIGEDSLINFHTWYKWKDLLKKVTLVVYKRYSEKLKFDNYNLPHIFLNSPLIEISATEIRDRIKKSLSIYGMVDDKISNEVIKYYKKYYKNNN
- a CDS encoding TIGR00266 family protein; its protein translation is MADIIDYKIIGDDMQLVEIELDPGEGVRAEAGAMMYMDDGIEMQTNTGGGFFKGLKRMFVGESFFITNFINVAHGKKHVAFGAPYPGKVIPIDLKRFNGEFICQKDSYLCSAAGIEIEIAFTKKIGAGLFGGEGFILERLVGDGMAFIHAGGMIIEKNLMPGESLRVDTGCIVGFSNTVDYDIQFVGGFKNALFGGEGMFLTRVTGPGIVYLQSLPFSRLADRIYSAARFSNKGETRGIDGIGGNLLGGLFGGDTRF